A stretch of the Conexibacter woesei Iso977N genome encodes the following:
- a CDS encoding ABC transporter permease has product MHSAQTRRRLLSGWGVLVLLFLYLPIAVVIVYAFNSSRDVSTWKGFSLHWFSAAFRSDRYVAALELSLKIAALNALFATLLGTAAALALGRSRSKWKVPFSALVFLTLVVPEIVIAVASRVFFVQAHDNVGLFPALGWKTILLAHVVWSSAVVVLIVRARFTGMGSALEEASFDLGAGPLSTFRQVTLPRLAPAIVAGALLAFTMSFDDYVLSVFTASGTSETWPMAVFNDVRFGVTPAVNAISTIMFAVVAAGVATAMWIMNRRGDTADGLA; this is encoded by the coding sequence GTGCATAGCGCGCAGACCCGCAGGCGGCTGCTGAGCGGCTGGGGCGTCCTCGTCCTGCTGTTCCTGTACCTGCCGATCGCCGTTGTCATCGTGTACGCCTTCAACTCGAGCCGCGACGTCTCGACCTGGAAGGGCTTCTCGCTGCACTGGTTCAGCGCGGCGTTCAGGTCCGACCGCTACGTGGCGGCGCTCGAGCTGTCGCTGAAGATCGCCGCGCTCAACGCGCTGTTCGCGACGCTGCTCGGGACCGCCGCCGCGCTGGCGCTCGGCCGGTCGCGCTCGAAGTGGAAGGTCCCGTTCAGCGCGCTCGTCTTCCTGACGCTCGTCGTCCCGGAGATCGTGATCGCCGTCGCCTCGCGCGTGTTCTTCGTGCAGGCGCACGACAACGTGGGGCTGTTCCCGGCGCTGGGCTGGAAGACGATCCTGCTGGCGCACGTCGTGTGGTCCAGCGCGGTCGTCGTCCTGATCGTCCGCGCGCGCTTCACCGGCATGGGCAGCGCGCTGGAGGAGGCGAGCTTCGACCTCGGCGCCGGGCCGCTGTCGACGTTCCGCCAGGTGACGCTGCCGCGCCTGGCGCCCGCGATCGTCGCGGGCGCGCTACTGGCGTTCACCATGTCCTTCGACGACTACGTGCTGTCGGTGTTCACCGCCAGCGGGACGAGCGAGACGTGGCCGATGGCGGTGTTCAACGACGTGCGCTTCGGCGTCACGCCGGCGGTCAACGCGATCTCGACGATCATGTTCGCCGTGGTCGCGGCGGGCGTGGCGACGGCCATGTGGATCATGAACCGCCGGGGCGACACGGCCGATGGCCTCGCCTGA
- a CDS encoding ABC transporter permease, producing the protein MRRGRARSFAPRYPSWLAAPLLGYYLLLFVAPLAILVAFALAKQGDSFAGSQIIYGFYTDAISQVFDSLYVNVFRQTFLMAAGGTLATVAVGFPLAYWMARHVSPKRKGLVLLLVIIPFWTSFLIRTFAWKLILDGDGSFAGALHLNILYTWKAVLIGLVYGYLPLFVLPAYAALERMDWSLVDGALDLGATPWQAFKDITLPLTRPGLLSGTLLVFIPMAGEYVIPEMLGGGRFLFVGNVIQGQFIGADNWPFGSAVSLGLMVLLSLFVILYLISAMREEQFGA; encoded by the coding sequence ATGAGGCGGGGCCGCGCGCGGTCGTTCGCGCCGCGCTACCCGAGCTGGCTCGCCGCACCGCTGCTCGGCTACTACCTGCTGCTGTTCGTCGCCCCGCTGGCGATCCTGGTGGCGTTCGCGCTGGCCAAGCAGGGCGACTCGTTCGCCGGCAGCCAGATCATCTACGGGTTCTACACCGACGCGATCAGCCAGGTCTTCGACAGCCTGTACGTGAACGTGTTCAGGCAGACGTTCCTGATGGCCGCCGGCGGCACGCTGGCGACCGTCGCCGTCGGCTTCCCGCTCGCGTACTGGATGGCGCGCCACGTCAGCCCCAAGCGCAAGGGGTTGGTCCTGTTGTTGGTGATCATCCCGTTCTGGACGTCGTTCCTGATCCGGACGTTCGCCTGGAAGCTGATCCTGGACGGCGACGGCTCGTTCGCGGGCGCGCTGCACCTCAACATCCTCTACACGTGGAAGGCCGTCCTGATCGGCCTCGTCTACGGCTACCTGCCGCTGTTCGTCCTGCCCGCCTACGCGGCGCTGGAGCGCATGGACTGGTCGTTGGTCGACGGCGCGCTGGACCTCGGCGCCACGCCGTGGCAGGCGTTCAAGGACATCACGTTGCCGCTGACGCGGCCGGGCCTGCTGTCCGGGACGTTGTTGGTGTTCATCCCGATGGCGGGCGAGTACGTGATCCCGGAGATGCTGGGCGGCGGGCGCTTCCTGTTCGTCGGCAACGTCATCCAGGGCCAGTTCATCGGGGCCGACAACTGGCCGTTCGGCTCGGCGGTCTCGCTCGGGCTGATGGTGTTGTTGTCGCTGTTCGTGATCCTGTACCTGATCTCCGCGATGCGCGAGGAGCAGTTCGGTGCATAG
- a CDS encoding polyamine ABC transporter substrate-binding protein produces MDKPNDELRLLAPAALKPKLDRIAALAQQAGADQGLRVSRRHALGLGGLALLIAGCGGTTGNSSGGATSTAAGSASKLAGKPLESNLLIYNFSEYLDPRTRSGFHKAHPATTVKETYYSSSDEMEAKIKAGGGDYDIIVPGQNSIAPLGEGGYLYELDHSLIPNMANLQPQWRDLAYDKGNRYTVVKNWGYVGFYYRNDLIDARPTTFMEFLEGLPAAARKGRTNMLEGTTTIIGDTMIAMGIDPDSENQADYDKAVKFLTPLAAAIKTLDASTYRPDTISGKIVYGQGWSGDMLQIAQERRDVTVVAPEGPCERFADNWAIPAKAPHPVAAHAWINYLLDPQVGLQEMKYSKYGTANAKTWALSGAKEFASNPIVNLEADKIDKYKFIISPTPKVLNLRQQAYEKFRATR; encoded by the coding sequence ATGGACAAGCCCAACGACGAGCTGCGCCTGCTCGCGCCCGCAGCCCTCAAGCCCAAGCTCGACCGCATCGCCGCGCTCGCCCAGCAGGCCGGCGCCGACCAGGGCCTCAGGGTCAGCCGCCGCCACGCGCTCGGCCTCGGCGGCCTCGCGCTCCTGATCGCCGGCTGCGGCGGCACGACCGGCAACAGCAGCGGCGGCGCCACCTCGACCGCCGCCGGCTCGGCCTCGAAGCTGGCCGGCAAGCCGCTGGAGTCCAACCTCCTCATCTACAACTTCTCCGAGTACCTCGATCCCAGGACGCGCTCGGGCTTCCACAAGGCGCACCCGGCCACCACGGTCAAGGAGACCTACTACTCGTCCTCCGACGAGATGGAGGCCAAGATCAAGGCGGGCGGCGGCGACTACGACATCATCGTCCCGGGCCAGAACTCGATCGCCCCGCTCGGCGAGGGCGGCTACCTCTACGAGCTGGACCACTCGCTGATCCCGAACATGGCCAACCTCCAGCCGCAGTGGCGGGACCTGGCCTACGACAAGGGCAACCGGTACACGGTCGTCAAGAACTGGGGCTACGTCGGGTTCTACTACCGGAACGACCTGATCGACGCCAGGCCCACGACGTTCATGGAGTTCCTGGAGGGGTTGCCCGCCGCCGCCAGGAAGGGCCGCACGAACATGCTCGAGGGCACCACGACGATCATCGGCGACACGATGATCGCGATGGGGATCGACCCCGACTCGGAGAACCAGGCCGACTACGACAAGGCCGTCAAGTTCCTGACCCCGCTGGCCGCGGCGATCAAGACCCTCGACGCCTCCACCTACCGGCCGGACACGATCAGCGGCAAGATCGTCTACGGCCAGGGCTGGTCGGGCGACATGCTCCAGATCGCGCAGGAGCGCAGGGACGTCACGGTCGTCGCCCCCGAGGGGCCGTGCGAGCGCTTCGCCGACAACTGGGCGATCCCGGCCAAGGCGCCGCACCCGGTCGCCGCGCACGCGTGGATCAACTACCTGCTCGACCCCCAGGTCGGCCTGCAGGAGATGAAGTACTCCAAGTACGGCACGGCCAACGCCAAGACGTGGGCGCTGTCCGGCGCCAAGGAGTTCGCGAGCAACCCGATCGTGAACCTCGAGGCCGACAAGATCGACAAGTACAAGTTCATCATCTCGCCGACGCCCAAGGTCCTCAACCTGCGCCAGCAGGCCTACGAGAAGTTTCGGGCGACGCGATGA
- a CDS encoding ABC transporter ATP-binding protein: MELDVQFRGVTKRFGEVVAVDDLDLEIRKGEFLSLLGSSGCGKTTSLRMIAGFEQPTAGSILIGGTDAVGTPPYKRDVNTVFQHYALFPHMSVLDNVAYGLKQRGLGKQERRAKANEALELVQMTGRAQRRPRELSGGQQQRVALARALVMQPKVLLLDEPLGALDLKLRKDMQVELKRIQSEVGITFVYVTHDQGEAMSMSDRIAVMSEGRIEQLDTPEAIYDRPASAFVAGFIGEMNVLSGALRETTAGVATIAVADGTVSARVNGNTPPSGAVTVGIRPEKILVSAVNGTAAAGQPNALAATVVTRLQMGSSIQVVAALGDGTELTAVVPRTGADDAVDALGAGDRVALSWADTAPIVLAA, from the coding sequence GTGGAGTTGGACGTGCAGTTCCGTGGCGTGACCAAGCGCTTCGGGGAGGTCGTCGCGGTCGACGACCTGGACCTGGAGATCCGCAAGGGGGAGTTCCTGTCGCTCCTCGGCAGCTCCGGCTGCGGCAAGACGACGTCGCTGCGGATGATCGCCGGCTTCGAGCAGCCGACGGCCGGCTCGATCCTGATCGGCGGGACCGACGCCGTCGGCACGCCGCCCTACAAGCGCGACGTCAACACCGTGTTCCAGCACTACGCGTTGTTCCCGCACATGTCGGTGCTCGACAACGTGGCTTACGGCCTCAAGCAGCGCGGCCTCGGCAAGCAGGAGCGCCGCGCGAAGGCCAACGAGGCCCTGGAGCTGGTCCAGATGACCGGCCGCGCCCAGCGCCGCCCGCGCGAGCTGTCCGGCGGCCAGCAGCAGCGCGTCGCCCTGGCCCGCGCGCTGGTCATGCAGCCGAAGGTCCTGCTCCTCGACGAGCCGCTCGGCGCGCTGGACCTCAAGCTCCGCAAGGACATGCAGGTCGAGCTGAAGCGGATCCAGTCCGAGGTCGGCATCACGTTCGTCTACGTCACGCACGACCAGGGCGAGGCGATGTCGATGAGCGACCGCATCGCGGTCATGTCCGAGGGCCGGATCGAGCAGCTCGACACGCCCGAGGCGATCTACGACCGCCCGGCCTCCGCCTTCGTCGCCGGCTTCATCGGCGAGATGAACGTGCTCAGCGGCGCGCTGCGCGAGACCACCGCCGGCGTCGCGACGATCGCCGTCGCCGACGGCACCGTGTCGGCCCGGGTCAACGGCAACACGCCGCCCAGCGGCGCCGTCACCGTCGGCATCCGGCCCGAGAAGATCCTCGTCAGCGCCGTCAACGGCACGGCCGCGGCCGGCCAACCCAATGCCCTTGCCGCGACCGTCGTCACCCGCCTGCAGATGGGCAGCTCGATCCAGGTCGTCGCCGCGCTGGGCGACGGCACCGAGCTGACCGCCGTCGTCCCGCGCACCGGCGCCGATGACGCCGTCGACGCCCTCGGCGCCGGCGACCGCGTCGCGCTCAGCTGGGCCGACACCGCCCCGATCGTCCTCGCCGCCTAG
- a CDS encoding LacI family DNA-binding transcriptional regulator has product MSASNPTVADVAERAGVSFATAARALGGYGHVSAKARAAVDAAAAELGYRRNDVARALASGSTRAVGLVVGDVENPFFATVSRGVADALEPAGYTLLLANSDEDPAREARAIEALRTQVDGLLVAPAASSGATRTRDPGKPLVLLDRTVQGMTVDSVTVENAAGATRAVEHLIAQGHRRVGIVTSGAGSSSTAQRIRGYRAALKAAGIEADERWVALNPEFTAAGAHTAALSMLSAGRRTRPTAVFTTDNFMTHGLWLAARELRLRVPQDLAVAAFDDVDWLTLVDPPVTAVVQPVMELGREAGRLLLRRLAEPDAPVRKIRLATDLVVRASSGA; this is encoded by the coding sequence ATGTCCGCGTCGAACCCGACCGTTGCCGACGTCGCCGAGAGGGCCGGCGTCTCCTTCGCCACCGCTGCGCGCGCGCTCGGCGGCTACGGCCACGTCAGCGCGAAGGCCAGGGCGGCGGTGGACGCCGCCGCGGCGGAGCTGGGCTACCGGCGCAACGACGTCGCCCGCGCGCTGGCGTCCGGGTCGACCAGGGCGGTCGGGCTGGTCGTCGGCGACGTCGAGAACCCGTTCTTCGCGACGGTCTCCCGCGGCGTCGCGGACGCGCTGGAGCCCGCGGGCTACACCCTGCTGCTCGCGAACTCCGACGAGGACCCGGCGCGCGAGGCGCGGGCGATCGAGGCGCTGCGCACGCAGGTCGACGGGCTGCTCGTCGCGCCCGCGGCCAGCAGCGGGGCGACCCGCACGAGGGACCCGGGCAAGCCGCTGGTGCTGCTGGACCGGACCGTGCAGGGGATGACGGTGGACAGCGTGACCGTCGAGAACGCCGCCGGCGCGACGCGCGCGGTCGAGCACCTGATCGCGCAGGGTCATCGCCGCGTGGGGATCGTGACGTCCGGCGCCGGCTCGTCGTCGACCGCGCAGCGCATCAGGGGCTACCGCGCCGCGCTGAAGGCCGCGGGCATCGAGGCCGACGAGCGCTGGGTCGCGCTGAACCCGGAGTTCACGGCCGCGGGCGCGCACACCGCCGCGCTGTCGATGCTCAGCGCCGGCAGGCGCACGCGCCCGACCGCGGTGTTCACCACCGACAACTTCATGACCCACGGCCTCTGGCTCGCCGCGCGCGAGCTGAGGCTGCGCGTCCCGCAGGACCTCGCGGTCGCGGCCTTCGACGACGTCGACTGGCTCACGCTCGTCGACCCGCCGGTGACCGCCGTGGTCCAGCCCGTGATGGAGCTGGGCCGCGAAGCCGGCAGGCTGCTGCTGCGCCGCCTCGCCGAGCCGGACGCGCCGGTCCGGAAGATCCGCCTGGCGACCGACCTGGTCGTCCGGGCGTCCTCCGGCGCATAG